From Alteromonas sp. RKMC-009, one genomic window encodes:
- a CDS encoding XrtA/PEP-CTERM system-associated ATPase, with protein MYESFYGLDSKPFQLTPDPAFFFASKWHKRAMSYLQYGLSQAEGFIVITGDIGTGKTTIANSLLAEIEDDIVAAQIVTPKLTPDELVKMVASKFGINVAGLTKADILKELETFLFDLSKQGRRALLLVDEAQNLPLETIEELRMLSNFQQFGKPLLQSFLLGQEELQPILRAPNMEQFRQRIVASCHLAPLMEEETKRYIEYRMHHAGWNGESLFSDEAFSRIHQFTRGVPRKINTLMDRILLFGFLEELETLDEEAVNTVIDEVKDEMFVPDAPVMDDESDDIDEDMDLSEVVASLKKKGPHQKLVTPKGKEVQDAEYYKAMLAELVDALDDAIAHKVKLTQYIDKMLKKKYQTYARLKEEDED; from the coding sequence ATGTACGAAAGTTTTTATGGACTTGATTCCAAGCCGTTCCAGCTAACGCCGGATCCGGCTTTTTTCTTCGCCAGTAAATGGCACAAGCGGGCGATGTCATACCTGCAATACGGGTTGTCTCAGGCGGAAGGATTTATCGTTATCACCGGAGACATCGGTACGGGTAAAACCACTATCGCAAACAGTCTGCTGGCTGAAATTGAAGACGATATTGTTGCTGCACAAATTGTGACACCAAAACTGACACCGGATGAACTGGTGAAGATGGTTGCATCTAAGTTCGGTATCAATGTGGCAGGCCTGACTAAAGCCGATATTCTTAAAGAGCTGGAAACGTTCCTGTTTGATTTAAGCAAGCAGGGGCGTCGTGCGCTGTTACTGGTGGATGAAGCGCAAAACCTGCCGCTGGAAACCATCGAAGAGTTGCGTATGCTGTCCAATTTCCAGCAGTTCGGAAAACCGTTACTGCAAAGCTTCCTGCTTGGTCAGGAAGAGCTTCAGCCCATTCTGCGCGCACCGAATATGGAGCAGTTCCGTCAACGTATCGTGGCCTCCTGCCACCTGGCCCCGTTGATGGAAGAAGAGACAAAACGTTACATAGAGTACCGCATGCACCATGCGGGCTGGAATGGTGAGTCTTTGTTTTCAGACGAAGCCTTTTCCCGTATTCATCAATTTACCCGCGGTGTACCCCGCAAAATTAACACGCTGATGGACCGTATACTGTTGTTCGGATTCCTTGAGGAACTGGAAACGCTGGACGAAGAAGCGGTAAATACCGTCATCGACGAAGTTAAAGATGAAATGTTTGTGCCGGATGCGCCGGTGATGGACGATGAGTCTGATGATATCGACGAAGATATGGATTTATCTGAAGTGGTTGCCAGTCTGAAAAAGAAAGGCCCTCATCAGAAGCTGGTGACGCCAAAAGGCAAAGAAGTGCAGGATGCTGAGTATTATAAGGCCATGCTGGCTGAGCTGGTGGATGCGTTGGATGACGCTATTGCGCACAAGGTAAAATTGACTCAGTACATCGATAAAATGCTGAAGAAAAAATACCAGACGTATGCCCGGCTGAAAGAGGAAGATGAAGACTGA
- a CDS encoding TIGR03016 family PEP-CTERM system-associated outer membrane protein, with translation MDTTTQKGKILSMRNAQRSNKKWLPALTPVALLLMTHLSHAQGLNASASVEGSTILQNRHSDVRNEELVTFSVKPEGILRYDSRTFSGTVIGSVTHLERDSEDVARKDTFSEFSYNANWQAIDHILSFRASGNQSYIDGSGGDFLISDYFLNAESLAKVETQNYGAYLTIPEGDWIAGGGSLVYAKTIAEESEFRPNIGLNNDSAAGSLYLMNGDNAQNYFWNLNSTYTKLERSEESGNGDYIGKYATGALDSMIYNDWGIRVTASYDANELVDRTDEFSNEREFKSYGVGITYREAAGRYISVTANKVNSDVERDDGDVFVGVDAAWALTPRTSVQASIGRRFYGRSASAGITYNTRKIRGVVNYSEQVTSFSQLIATPQSLGVFVCPTGDFTADSCFQPSSLDYTLGDDEQFLQFMTTGFEPSNAIFLRKAANGEFGIQGRRGTIVLNLQYADDEYLDFDQQRKTYSANLSSSYQLSRHSSLLGNLRYGVTEQMNNGTDRDSEQWFASVGLRRTFSRYFSGDVETGYVTRSGSLATSAYGADYNERRISVTIRYDFE, from the coding sequence ATGGATACTACTACGCAGAAAGGCAAGATTCTTAGTATGCGCAATGCACAGCGTTCAAACAAAAAATGGTTACCGGCTTTAACGCCGGTAGCTTTGTTGCTGATGACGCATTTGTCGCACGCTCAGGGGCTTAATGCGTCTGCTTCTGTAGAAGGTTCTACCATTCTTCAAAATCGTCACTCTGATGTTCGTAATGAAGAATTAGTGACTTTCTCTGTGAAGCCTGAAGGTATTTTAAGATACGATTCCCGTACTTTCTCCGGTACGGTAATTGGCAGTGTCACTCACCTTGAGCGTGACTCTGAAGATGTTGCCCGTAAAGATACCTTCTCAGAATTTTCTTATAACGCAAACTGGCAGGCGATAGACCACATTCTGAGCTTCCGCGCGTCAGGAAACCAGAGCTACATTGATGGCTCCGGTGGTGATTTCCTGATTTCTGATTATTTCTTAAATGCAGAATCGCTGGCGAAAGTAGAAACCCAGAATTATGGCGCCTACCTGACCATTCCTGAAGGTGACTGGATTGCCGGCGGTGGCTCACTGGTCTATGCAAAAACCATTGCAGAGGAATCCGAGTTTCGTCCTAATATCGGGCTGAATAACGACTCTGCAGCAGGTTCCCTTTACCTGATGAATGGTGACAATGCTCAAAATTACTTCTGGAACCTGAACAGCACATACACCAAGCTGGAACGTTCAGAAGAATCAGGCAACGGTGACTATATCGGTAAATACGCCACCGGTGCACTGGATAGCATGATCTATAACGATTGGGGTATCCGGGTCACCGCCAGCTACGATGCCAACGAACTTGTAGACCGTACCGATGAATTCTCTAATGAACGGGAATTTAAAAGCTACGGTGTGGGTATCACCTACCGTGAAGCTGCCGGCCGTTATATATCTGTGACTGCAAACAAAGTAAATTCAGACGTAGAGCGGGATGACGGCGATGTTTTTGTAGGCGTTGACGCCGCATGGGCACTGACACCGCGTACCAGTGTTCAGGCTTCAATCGGACGCCGGTTCTATGGCCGTTCAGCCAGTGCCGGTATTACCTACAATACCCGTAAAATTCGTGGTGTCGTTAATTATTCTGAGCAAGTCACATCATTCAGTCAGCTGATTGCCACGCCGCAGTCTCTGGGCGTGTTTGTATGCCCTACCGGAGATTTCACGGCAGATTCCTGCTTCCAACCTTCTTCACTGGATTACACGCTGGGAGACGATGAGCAATTCCTGCAGTTTATGACAACAGGGTTTGAGCCATCTAATGCGATTTTCCTGAGAAAAGCTGCAAACGGTGAATTTGGTATCCAGGGTCGTCGCGGTACCATCGTACTTAATCTGCAATACGCAGATGACGAATACCTCGACTTTGATCAACAACGTAAAACCTACTCTGCTAACCTTAGCAGCAGCTATCAGCTGAGCCGTCACTCGAGCTTACTGGGTAACCTGCGCTACGGTGTCACTGAACAAATGAATAACGGTACCGACCGTGACAGCGAACAGTGGTTCGCGTCTGTTGGCCTGCGCCGTACATTCAGCCGTTACTTCAGTGGTGATGTGGAAACTGGCTACGTCACACGTTCTGGCTCTCTGGCTACCAGCGCTTATGGTGCTGACTACAACGAACGCCGCATCAGCGTGACTATCCGCTACGACTTTGAATAA
- a CDS encoding GIY-YIG nuclease family protein, protein MQQSIPAIKVKEQTQAPSWYVYMVENRLGQFYTGVTTDPARRIRQHRGEIQGGAKALKGKAPLVFRMVVSATDKSAAMKAEYWLKQLSKRQKTALLDGKKALPGDFPDCTSQFKTC, encoded by the coding sequence TTGCAGCAGAGTATACCAGCCATCAAAGTAAAAGAGCAGACGCAGGCACCGTCATGGTATGTGTATATGGTGGAAAACCGCCTGGGACAATTCTATACCGGCGTTACAACAGACCCGGCCAGACGGATCCGTCAACACAGAGGAGAAATACAAGGCGGCGCAAAGGCGCTTAAAGGCAAAGCGCCACTGGTGTTCCGGATGGTGGTATCTGCCACAGACAAATCTGCGGCGATGAAAGCGGAATACTGGCTTAAGCAGCTCAGTAAAAGACAGAAAACCGCCCTGCTTGACGGTAAAAAAGCACTACCGGGCGACTTCCCGGACTGCACTTCACAATTCAAAACGTGCTGA
- the hldE gene encoding bifunctional D-glycero-beta-D-manno-heptose-7-phosphate kinase/D-glycero-beta-D-manno-heptose 1-phosphate adenylyltransferase HldE encodes MILPDFSTTRILIAGDIMLDRYWTGGTARISPEAPVPVVNVNSTEDRPGGAANVAINAATLGAKVTLLGLCGNDDNAGILEQRLSLHGISHKLVRCEGYDTITKLRVMSRNQQLLRLDFEKSFAEADKAALTQAFYEALSEHDLVVLSDYAKGCLTDAQAFIQAAKEAGKQVIIDPKGNDFSRYAGATLITPNRAELEAVKGKADSEEVLAAQVESLRDSLSLESVLLTRSEQGMTLFKQGDSPFHLPAKAKEVYDVTGAGDTVVSVLAVSMAAGSSMADACVLANLAASIVVGKSGTSTVSTTELAVALGEQASHLDGGVMTEEQLQLAMKQSRHRGERIVMTNGCFDILHAGHVSYLQAAAKLGDRLIVAVNDDASVSRLKGPGRPVNNVSRRMAVLAGLAAVDWVVPFSEDTPQRLIAGLLPDILVKGGDYKVEEIAGGKEVMENGGEVRVLHFEEGVSTTGIISQIVSGQQ; translated from the coding sequence ATGATTCTACCAGACTTTAGCACAACCCGTATTTTGATTGCCGGCGATATCATGCTTGACCGCTACTGGACTGGCGGAACCGCTCGTATTTCGCCGGAAGCGCCGGTGCCAGTGGTTAACGTAAACAGCACAGAAGACCGGCCGGGCGGGGCAGCTAACGTGGCAATTAATGCTGCAACACTGGGGGCAAAGGTGACGCTGCTGGGCTTGTGCGGCAATGATGATAATGCCGGTATACTTGAACAGCGTCTGTCATTGCATGGTATTTCCCATAAGCTGGTGCGCTGTGAAGGTTACGATACCATTACGAAATTACGGGTGATGAGCCGGAATCAGCAGTTGTTAAGACTGGATTTCGAAAAGAGCTTTGCTGAAGCTGACAAAGCAGCGCTGACTCAGGCTTTTTATGAGGCGCTTTCTGAGCACGACCTGGTCGTATTATCAGACTATGCAAAAGGCTGTCTGACTGATGCTCAGGCATTTATTCAGGCTGCAAAAGAAGCCGGCAAGCAGGTCATAATCGATCCTAAAGGGAATGATTTCAGCCGCTATGCAGGCGCCACGTTAATTACACCTAACCGTGCAGAACTTGAAGCGGTGAAAGGCAAAGCAGATAGTGAAGAAGTTTTAGCTGCTCAGGTTGAATCCTTAAGAGACAGCTTGTCGCTGGAGTCTGTGTTGCTGACCCGTTCAGAGCAGGGCATGACCTTGTTTAAACAGGGCGACAGTCCGTTTCATTTGCCGGCAAAGGCCAAAGAAGTGTATGACGTTACCGGTGCCGGTGACACCGTTGTATCTGTACTTGCCGTATCAATGGCGGCAGGCAGCAGTATGGCTGATGCCTGTGTGCTGGCGAATCTGGCTGCCAGTATTGTGGTTGGTAAATCAGGTACATCCACAGTATCGACTACAGAACTTGCGGTGGCGCTGGGAGAGCAGGCCAGCCATCTTGATGGTGGTGTGATGACTGAAGAACAATTGCAACTGGCGATGAAGCAATCCCGTCACCGTGGTGAGAGAATTGTCATGACGAACGGTTGTTTCGATATTCTGCATGCGGGCCATGTGAGCTATCTGCAAGCCGCTGCAAAATTAGGTGATCGTCTGATTGTGGCAGTAAACGATGATGCTTCGGTCAGCCGTCTTAAAGGACCCGGACGACCTGTTAACAACGTGAGCCGGCGTATGGCAGTGCTTGCAGGGCTCGCCGCGGTAGACTGGGTCGTGCCGTTCAGCGAAGATACGCCACAGCGCCTGATAGCCGGCCTGCTGCCGGATATCCTGGTTAAAGGCGGTGACTACAAAGTGGAAGAGATTGCCGGCGGCAAAGAAGTCATGGAAAACGGCGGCGAAGTGCGGGTATTGCACTTTGAAGAAGGTGTATCTACCACCGGAATCATCAGCCAGATCGTCAGCGGGCAACAATAA